The Corythoichthys intestinalis isolate RoL2023-P3 chromosome 19, ASM3026506v1, whole genome shotgun sequence nucleotide sequence tttttttctcccaaaacgctaattgtcctacaatttttgtccaaaattgTACTTTTTGTCCACTACAAATAGCACAATTTCTTTGTTTGCTATTTGTCAAGCTAAACAACTTCATGTTTAGTGTGTACAGAACAAGTtatgttaataaagtaaaaaataagatactgtgaggtacaattaggtgctgtttgtgcgactaaaaatgaaaaaaagactggagacaaaatggcggacgagactccagcaTCGTGAAGTCGAAGTCGTGTAAGTCGAGTacattgtaacccggggactacctgtactgaaATTCTAGTTTCCTACATGTTTTGTCCCCTGAGCTAATGGAGAAATACTGTTTAAGCGACATGCTTTATCTAGTGTTTAATCTGAGAAGTGCAACATAATGGAGGTTGATTTTTAAGGTTTTTATCCGTGCcatattcaatgatattttcataaATTGGCCGTAGTTTGGACACCTCTGTATTATGTGGTCAATTTGAATtggtgtataattttttttgctgttctttTTGTGTTGCAGGGGAGTTTCTGCCATCCCGAAGTAAAGGTGGGTGCAGAAATTTGCTAATTGTAGAAGTTTGTCATAGTAATGTTGACAATTTAGCTGTTTGGTCACCGTGTTTGGTGACATTTTTGGACTATCTAGtgactatttttttaaaacgaaacccaagattttatattatttgtatAGAAAAATACGTGTTTCTGTTATTTCTGTCagagggcgctttcacactagtaCTGTTTGCAACCGGAGCAGGGTCATGTGATGCTCCAGGCTGTGACGGTACATGCAggtataggtggagtttgacttttgtgggagggggggggcaaaacatgttgtccCGAAattcagtgtcagcaataaaattaacttagaacatacagtgggccaaataagtatttaagtcaaccactaattgtgcaagttctcccacttgaaaatttgaaaatattagagaggcctgtaattgtcaacatgggtaaacctcaaccattagagacggaatgtggaaaaaaacccagaaaatcacattgtttgatttttaaagaatttatttgcaaatcatggtggaaaataagtatttggtcaataccaaaagttcatctcaatactttgttatgtaccctttgttagtaataacggaggccaaacgttttctgtaactcttcacaagcttttcacacactgttgctggtattttggtccattcctccatgcagatctcctctagagcagtgatgttttggggttgtcattgggcaacacggactttcaactccctccacagattttctatggagttgagatctggagactggctaggccactctaggaccttaaaatgcttcttacgaagccactcctttgttgccctggctgtgtgtttgggatcattgtcatgctgaaagacccagccatgtctcatcttcaatgcccttgttgatggaaggagattttcattcaaaatctctcgatacatggccccattcattctttcctttacgcatCGGTCGTCCtggcccctttgcagaaaaatagccccaaagcatgtttccacccccatgcttcacagtgggtatggtgtttttcggatgcaattcagtattctttctcctccaaacacgagaacctgtgtttctaccaaaaagttctagtttggtttcatctgaccataacacattcttccagtcctctcctggatcatccaaatgctctctagcgaaccgcactttcttcagcagggggagatgtctggcagtgcaggatttgagtccttggcagcgcattgtgttactgatagtagcctttgttactgtggtcccacctctctgtaggttattcactaggtccccccgtgtggttgtcggatttttgctcaccgttcttgttatcattttgacgccacggggtgagatcttgcatggagccccagatcgagggagattatcagtggtcttgtatgtcttccattttctaataattgctcccacagttgatttctttacaccaagcgttttacctattgcagattcagtcttcccagcctggtgcaggtctacaattttgtctctggagtccttcgacagctctttggtcttggccatagtggagtttggaatgtgactgactgaggttgtggacaggtgtcttttataccgataatgagttaaaacaggtgccattaatacaggtaacgagtggagcctcgttagacctcgttagaagaagttagacctctttgacagacagatattttgcttgtttgtaggtgaccaaatacttattttccactctaatttggaaataaattctttaaaaatcaaacaatgtgattttctgttattttttccatattctgtctctcatggttgaggttttttccatgttgacaattacaggcctctctaatcttttcaagtaggagaacttgcacaattggtggttgactaaatacttatttgccccactgtatatgctcggatagtagtAACATCAAGTCAcctgtgtgttttccgccatatacaaaatgtggaagaagcgcggcttcagggtaagcccaggccaaaacaacaaacaaaaggaatctacacttcaAACCCAcctgctaactaaaccctgattgtaaaaagaaaagaacaaaaagacagccactaccctagcttcttacactaaacaaaacagtagaaaacgggttgaacagaaacggcagcttacccctactgcttcagtgctcttatttacagtggtcaacaaaaacgatccaataacgaataaacactaaagacctcaccgaaaaagcgggagtgtatcaaactagcgatcaaagcACACgcgagtgaatggcgagcaaacagctcgcgaggaggaccgcggcacgaatgctgtcaaatgcgacctcccagagttttgacagcggcaggtttttgAAGGTTGGCGCCCTTTTGTCGTGGCCAATCAGCAGCGGTGACGTCGTCGGTCGGTCTGTCGTCGATCAGCTTTCGTCACAGtaggaggggaagcagccagttggcagaggcgacgatcagctgactgaaagagtctaaaaaaaataaacaattaaggGCCGTCACACAGACAGAGCCTCTCGCAGCGGCTGTTTCGTGACTCTCGTTCCCCTGGAAGTGACgtcaatttgacagtccaaaaagtcacgaaagtgagagcgattgcacgcctgtgtgacttggggtaccatgttgttgttgtttttttttttttttatatactccacttCGCTCTGTATTGAGTCGGAAGATAGCGACCGACTTGTTatgctatgctacattacgtgcagtGCCACGGCACCCCGCTGTGATGCTCCACGCTTCCTCCCCTCCCAGGAGcgaggtatttcctcttctatttgtccaatcagTGAGTGCACCTTTCGTCCATGTAATGTTACTCGGAAAGTTCAGTTGGCGCattgtgaatgctgaacctttcCAACAACTCAATTGCAAGTGTTGCTGCGAGCTAGCTCTTCAAACCGGACCCTGGTCTTCTTagtctagtgtgaaagcgcccagAGTTGATACAAGGAAcgggaaaaaaactaaatcatTCGATTATATTGTAAAGCCTTAAAAGCAAATGAATTGTCTTTTGTTTGTTGAAGTCATCGGGATGCAAGTAAAGAAGTCACAACCTGCGGTTGAAGTGGTCCAGGAGGATGAAGAGGAGGATGAGGGGTATGAGGAGGACTATGAgggagaggaagaggaggaggaaggggagtatgaggaggaagaagaggagggggAGTacgaggaggaagaagaggaaggCGAAGAaggggaggaagaagaggaagagGGGGAGTATGAAGAGGAGGAAGACGATGGAGTTGGTATaaaagaagaagaggaggaagcTGCTGAAGAAGATAGGGAactggaagaggaggaggaggaagatgaagcAGCTGAAGTTGAGATGGAGCTGGAGGAGGAGCATGAAGATGCAGTGGCAGAAGAAGTTGATGCAGATcttgaggaggaggaggaggatgggGATGAAGATGCAGTGGCAGAAAAAGTTGATGCAGATCTTGAGGAGGAAGAAGATGcagtggcagaagaggttgatgCAGATcttgaggaggaggaggatgggGATGAAGCAGCTACAGATGTAGTGAAAGAGTTGGGAGATGAGGATGAGAAGGTGGCtgcggaggaggaggaagaagagggtgacgaagaagaggaggaggaagaagctGAAGCCACTGCAGAGGAAAAAGAGGAGGAAGAGGTGGTCACTGATGCTACTGAAGATGAAGCCTCCGAACCTGAGACTGATGAGGATCATGAAGATGAGACGACGGATGCTCAGGATGAAGATGAGGCCCCTGCCCTTGAGACGGATGAAGATGAGGGTGAAGAGGAGGAGGCGGCTGCTGCTGAGGAAGATAAAGATGAAGCTCCTGCACTTGAGACGGATGAAGATGACGGTGAAGAGGAGGAGGCAGCTGCTGCTGAGGATGATGAAGATGAAGCCTTCAAACTTGAGagtgatgaagatgatgaaaaagagGTCACATTGGCTGCCGAGGATGAAGATGAGGTCGGCACACCTGAGATGGACCGAGATGATGAcaccaaagaagaagaaagagAAATTGATGAAGATGAGGAGAAAGACACAATTGCCATCTCTGACGATGAGGATGCCGATGAATACTTAAAAGAGGATGAGGAAGATGAGACATTCCCTGACGTCTCTGATCTTCATCTTCCGCCTAGTGACGAAGATGCCCTTCATCTTGCTCCTGTTTCTGATGAAGATGATACTGAAGATCAGGAAGAGGATGAGGAACTTCCTCTCAGAATCGATGAAGATCTCATTCCATTCCCACCATTTGATCTCGATGATGAAGACGACGAGGAAGACCTTCTAGATGTCCATAAACTTGATGATGTCACTGATGAAGAAGATGACGAGGATCACCTGGAGGACCTTTTTGTAGTGAGCCAATCAGAGAGCCTtgatgacctcaaacctgatgatgccactgatgatgatgatgatgatgttgaaGATCTCCTGGTTGATTTTGGCCAATCTGATGATGACCACAAACCTGATGATGTCACCGACGAAGAGGAAGAAACAACACTTCCTCCTTTGGATGAAGATGACGAGGACGATGAAGACTCACTCCCGCTAACCTTGGATGACGAAGAAGCACCTTCTCTTGACCTAGAAGATGACATCACACCAGAGGTTGAAGGAGAGCTACCAGCTGTCACTCAACATGCGCCTCTAGATGTGGACGAGCCAGGCCCACTTGAAGGCgaagaagaaaaagcagaaaaggaGGAGAAAGATGAAGAGGACGACGAAGAAGAAGATGAGGTGACAAAACCTGAACCCGAAGCACCTTCAGGTCAGTGAGGAAACATCTCCAGAACTTCTCCACCTCCAACTataagctaattttttttctttgtgtggtCCAGCGTGTCCTTGCACAAGTACACCCAAGGCTAGAGTGTCTGCCATTAGAAGCTCCAAAAAGAAAGGTTGGTGcagaaataataatgaaataataataaatattaataataacacaaaagcaaattttgagAAATGAGACCCCAACCACAAGTTGAATAATAGTGACTATTAAAACTGCATGTTCCTGAACAAATGCAGCAGTGCCTTGAGATATGAGTGACCCGagcttattttaaaaataaattatggcttttaaagaaaattaataattttttaaaaattaaaataagcaAATTTTTTAgacatgttgttttttatttattcagtcaaataaaataaatttaaattggaaaaaatatatagtaaatatatatttctttaaaaagctgattttttttcacctcgACGTGCAAGCAAAAGTTTGAGATACAAGTGTCTGAAAATGTGCCCCGAACCACAAGTTGAATAATAGTGACCAAAACTGAATgttccagaaaaaaaataaccagTGCCTTGAGATATGAGCGACTCGAAGATATGcagatgtttgtttttaaatagatCAAATCAATAATAACCAAAATTATAATAGCTGTTTTTTTCCtagatacaatttttttttttaaatttttgatttGACTTGGTTTTGACTTGCAAGCAAAAATTTGAGATACAAGTGTCCGAGATTACCCCAGCGCCTTGAGATTTGAGAgactcaagattttttttttaacgatacaCAGATCATAAAATCATAAAATCACGAAGTTTTTTTTCTcgatacaaaaaaattaaaaattgactTGACTTGGCTTTGACTTGCATTTTCTTTTCGCCTTGACTTGTAAGCAAAAATTTGAGATACAAGTGTCTAAAAATGTGCCCCGAACCACAAGTTGAGTAATAGTGACCATTAAAACGGCATGTTTTAGAATAAATACAGCAGCACCTTGAGATATGAGTGACCcaagtgtttacatttttttatctactttttaaaaaaagaaaattaattacaaaaacctatttttttcttaatatgcGAATTTGATttctttaataaaataatatgaaataatttaaaaaatacatagtaaacatgtttttttttaaaaagtggatATTATTTTTGCTTTAACTTGCAAGCAAATTTTGAGATATGACTGTTCCAAAATGTGCCCGAACCACAAGTTGAATAATAGTGACCAAAACTGAATGTTCCAGAAAAAAATAACCAGCGCCTTGAGATATGAGCGactcgagatttttttttaagatatgcagaagttttttttttaaatagatcaAATCAATAATAACCAAAATCacaaaagctgttttttttctagatacaattttttttttttttaaattattgattTGACTTGGCTTTGACTTGCAAGCAAAAAGTGTCTGAGATTACCCCAGCGCCTTGAGATATGTGTGACTCAAGATTTTTATGTAAAGATACGCAgatgttttttaataaataaaatcaataataaccaAAATcacgaaaagttttttttctcgatacaaaaaaaaatttaaaaattgacttAACTTGGCTTTGACTTGCAAGCAAAAATTTGAGATACAAGGGTCCGAAAATGTGTCCCAACCTGCAAGTTAAAAAATAGTAAccatgttttcatgcttttatttttcatgtgaagAATCGAAAGCGGTGAAGACTACAGAAAAACCTAAAAGATCAGGTAGTCATTTTCATCCAATTACATGTTTTTTCGTCTGCCATTTACcgcaatggacgtccaatttattttgactgggaggaatgGCTGGCTTTCGCAGTCAGTGAGTGAACTTAAGCTTTTAAtgtgatgtcacttcctgtgcgCTCTTCCCAGTTCTTCCCCGAGTCGCCAGTCTGGAGCCAAAACCGAGACGCATCAGGAGAATCCCGACTCTTCTGAAAAGTACGTATGATGCGTAGACAATTGCTTTATCTGGTC carries:
- the LOC130907772 gene encoding triadin-like isoform X1, producing the protein MTEAEVRSSTSTTTMVIEGKNGDAGSPPAAAAQRTFTDDIYSTFSSPLAWILVLALVITWSCVFVIMFDLADYKTISGGLGKIGSDPGKAVNDMVDRITNSVHTVLKFIASLVAPDDDDGNLYAVRKKGEFLPSRSKVIGMQVKKSQPAVEVVQEDEEEDEGYEEDYEGEEEEEEGEYEEEEEEGEYEEEEEEGEEGEEEEEEGEYEEEEDDGVGIKEEEEEAAEEDRELEEEEEEDEAAEVEMELEEEHEDAVAEEVDADLEEEEEDGDEDAVAEKVDADLEEEEDAVAEEVDADLEEEEDGDEAATDVVKELGDEDEKVAAEEEEEEGDEEEEEEEAEATAEEKEEEEVVTDATEDEASEPETDEDHEDETTDAQDEDEAPALETDEDEGEEEEAAAAEEDKDEAPALETDEDDGEEEEAAAAEDDEDEAFKLESDEDDEKEVTLAAEDEDEVGTPEMDRDDDTKEEEREIDEDEEKDTIAISDDEDADEYLKEDEEDETFPDVSDLHLPPSDEDALHLAPVSDEDDTEDQEEDEELPLRIDEDLIPFPPFDLDDEDDEEDLLDVHKLDDVTDEEDDEDHLEDLFVVSQSESLDDLKPDDATDDDDDDVEDLLVDFGQSDDDHKPDDVTDEEEETTLPPLDEDDEDDEDSLPLTLDDEEAPSLDLEDDITPEVEGELPAVTQHAPLDVDEPGPLEGEEEKAEKEEKDEEDDEEEDEVTKPEPEAPSACPCTSTPKARVSAIRSSKKKESKAVKTTEKPKRSVLPRVASLEPKPRRIRRIPTLLKTKKEEKSKKTKTEQPAEKETPKPEQVPEPVQDVGPCRPAPVYCPSPPGWYVHQIVTDTPYPPPSASGSAAPVLTAHPIHPPPLYQAHPMMAPLYPHYPHYAPPMQHIGPPPPEPVEPMQPFEKAQPVQPVEPVQPVQPAPQAEPVQVVEPVQSEAVEQAPPIQPEVQKEEEMEPEVKAKAESESVKEDETKSSVKKEDMKKKTTKTVEERKVDVLTKRKMKATATKTAVKSRSKSAAAPPKREPAVARRTRSSTTSSKTDALKSKSRTSSKAKRDQVAASSKSTEAHLQPTKLRSGLSDILKKTNVTDKLDRSSVKTRATLLTSKKGKANQAEEQERSLKDTKDEKDKEPPQTETTEDESTEKKKSGQRYFQCVYVPGKNAQYPLRPFSPAVPPALKSLLEQQRAARTTGQ
- the LOC130907772 gene encoding triadin-like isoform X3, which produces MTEAEVRSSTSTTTMVIEGKNGDAGSPPAAAAQRTFTDDIYSTFSSPLAWILVLALVITWSCVFVIMFDLADYKTISGGLGKIGSDPGKAVNDMVDRITNSVHTVLKFIASLVAPDDDDGNLYAVRKKGEFLPSRSKVIGMQVKKSQPAVEVVQEDEEEDEGYEEDYEGEEEEEEGEYEEEEEEGEYEEEEEEGEEGEEEEEEGEYEEEEDDGVGIKEEEEEAAEEDRELEEEEEEDEAAEVEMELEEEHEDAVAEEVDADLEEEEEDGDEDAVAEKVDADLEEEEDAVAEEVDADLEEEEDGDEAATDVVKELGDEDEKVAAEEEEEEGDEEEEEEEAEATAEEKEEEEVVTDATEDEASEPETDEDHEDETTDAQDEDEAPALETDEDEGEEEEAAAAEEDKDEAPALETDEDDGEEEEAAAAEDDEDEAFKLESDEDDEKEVTLAAEDEDEVGTPEMDRDDDTKEEEREIDEDEEKDTIAISDDEDADEYLKEDEEDETFPDVSDLHLPPSDEDALHLAPVSDEDDTEDQEEDEELPLRIDEDLIPFPPFDLDDEDDEEDLLDVHKLDDVTDEEDDEDHLEDLFVVSQSESLDDLKPDDATDDDDDDVEDLLVDFGQSDDDHKPDDVTDEEEETTLPPLDEDDEDDEDSLPLTLDDEEAPSLDLEDDITPEVEGELPAVTQHAPLDVDEPGPLEGEEEKAEKEEKDEEDDEEEDEVTKPEPEAPSACPCTSTPKARVSAIRSSKKKESKAVKTTEKPKRSVLPRVASLEPKPRRIRRIPTLLKTKKEEKSKKTKTEQPAEKETPKPEQVPEPVQDVGPCRPAPVYCPSPPGWYVHQIVTDTPYPPPSASGSAAPVLTAHPIHPPPLYQAHPMMAPLYPHYPHYAPPMQHIGPPPPEPVEPMQPFEKAQPVQPVEPVQPVQPAPQAEPVQVVEPVQSEAVEQAPPIQPEVQKEEEMEPEVKAKAESESVKEDETKSSVKKDMKKKTTKTVEERKVDVLTKRKMKATATKTAVKSRSKSAAAPPKREPAVARRTRSSTTSSKTDALKSKSRTSSKAKRDQVAASSKSTEAHLQPTKLRSGLSDILKKTNVTDKLDRSSVKTRATLLTSKKGKANQAEEQERSLKDTKDEKDKEPPQTETTEDESTEKKKSGQRYFQCVYVPGKNAQYPLRPFSPAVPPALKSLLEQQRAARTTGQ
- the LOC130907772 gene encoding triadin-like isoform X2; amino-acid sequence: MTEAEVRSSTSTTTMVIEGKNGDAGSPPAAAAQRTFTDDIYSTFSSPLAWILVLALVITWSCVFVIMFDLADYKTISGGLGKIGSDPGKAVNDMVDRITNSVHTVLKFIASLVAPDDDDGNLYAVRKKGEFLPSRSKVIGMQVKKSQPAVEVVQEDEEEDEGYEEDYEGEEEEEEGEYEEEEEEGEYEEEEEEGEEGEEEEEEGEYEEEEDDGVGIKEEEEEAAEEDRELEEEEEEDEAAEVEMELEEEHEDAVAEEVDADLEEEEEDGDEDAVAEKVDADLEEEEDAVAEEVDADLEEEEDGDEAATDVVKELGDEDEKVAAEEEEEEGDEEEEEEEAEATAEEKEEEEVVTDATEDEASEPETDEDHEDETTDAQDEDEAPALETDEDEGEEEEAAAAEEDKDEAPALETDEDDGEEEEAAAAEDDEDEAFKLESDEDDEKEVTLAAEDEDEVGTPEMDRDDDTKEEEREIDEDEEKDTIAISDDEDADEYLKEDEEDETFPDVSDLHLPPSDEDALHLAPVSDEDDTEDQEEDEELPLRIDEDLIPFPPFDLDDEDDEEDLLDVHKLDDVTDEEDDEDHLEDLFVVSQSESLDDLKPDDATDDDDDDVEDLLVDFGQSDDDHKPDDVTDEEEETTLPPLDEDDEDDEDSLPLTLDDEEAPSLDLEDDITPEVEGELPAVTQHAPLDVDEPGPLEGEEEKAEKEEKDEEDDEEEDEVTKPEPEAPSACPCTSTPKARVSAIRSSKKKESKAVKTTEKPKRSVLPRVASLEPKPRRIRRIPTLLKTKKEEKSKKTKTEQPAEKETPKPEQVPEPVQDVGPCRPAPVYCPSPPGWYVHQIVTDTPYPPPSASGSAAPVLTAHPIHPPPLYQAHPMMAPLYPHYPHYAPPMQHIGPPPPEPVEPMQPFEKAQPVQPVEPVQPVQPAPQAEPVQVVEPVQSEAVEQAPPIQPEVQKEEEMEPEVKAKAESESVKEDETKSSVKKEDMKKKTTKTVEERKVDVLTKRKMKATATKTAVKSRSKSAAAPPKREPAVARRTRSSTTSSKTDALKSKSRTSSKAKRDQAASSKSTEAHLQPTKLRSGLSDILKKTNVTDKLDRSSVKTRATLLTSKKGKANQAEEQERSLKDTKDEKDKEPPQTETTEDESTEKKKSGQRYFQCVYVPGKNAQYPLRPFSPAVPPALKSLLEQQRAARTTGQ
- the LOC130907772 gene encoding probable serine/threonine-protein kinase kinX isoform X4 — encoded protein: MTEAEVRSSTSTTTMVIEGKNGDAGSPPAAAAQRTFTDDIYSTFSSPLAWILVLALVITWSCVFVIMFDLADYKTISGGLGKIGSDPGKAVNDMVDRITNSVHTVLKFIASLVAPDDDDGNLYAVRKKGEFLPSRSKVIGMQVKKSQPAVEVVQEDEEEDEGYEEDYEGEEEEEEGEYEEEEEEGEYEEEEEEGEEGEEEEEEGEYEEEEDDGVGIKEEEEEAAEEDRELEEEEEEDEAAEVEMELEEEHEDAVAEEVDADLEEEEEDGDEDAVAEKVDADLEEEEDAVAEEVDADLEEEEDGDEAATDVVKELGDEDEKVAAEEEEEEGDEEEEEEEAEATAEEKEEEEVVTDATEDEASEPETDEDHEDETTDAQDEDEAPALETDEDEGEEEEAAAAEEDKDEAPALETDEDDGEEEEAAAAEDDEDEAFKLESDEDDEKEVTLAAEDEDEVGTPEMDRDDDTKEEEREIDEDEEKDTIAISDDEDADEYLKEDEEDETFPDVSDLHLPPSDEDALHLAPVSDEDDTEDQEEDEELPLRIDEDLIPFPPFDLDDEDDEEDLLDVHKLDDVTDEEDDEDHLEDLFVVSQSESLDDLKPDDATDDDDDDVEDLLVDFGQSDDDHKPDDVTDEEEETTLPPLDEDDEDDEDSLPLTLDDEEAPSLDLEDDITPEVEGELPAVTQHAPLDVDEPGPLEGEEEKAEKEEKDEEDDEEEDEVTKPEPEAPSACPCTSTPKARVSAIRSSKKKESKAVKTTEKPKRSVLPRVASLEPKPRRIRRIPTLLKTKKEEKSKKTKTEQPAEKETPKPEQVPEPVQDVGPCRPAPVYCPSPPGWYVHQIVTDTPYPPPSASGSAAPVLTAHPIHPPPLYQAHPMMAPLYPHYPHYAPPMQHIGPPPPEPVEPMQPFEKAQPVQPVEPVQPVQPAPQAEPVQVVEPVQSEAVEQAPPIQPEVQKEEEMEPEVKAKAESESVKEDETKSSVKKEDMKKKTTKTVEERKVDVLTKRKMKATATKTAVKSRSKSAAAPPKREPAVARRTRSSTTSSKTDALKSKSRTSSKAKRDQVAASSKSTEAHLQPTKLRSGLSDILKKTNVTDKLDRSSVKTRATLLTSKKGKANQAEEQERSLKDTKDEKDKEPPQTEGGKRTSYRA
- the LOC130907772 gene encoding probable serine/threonine-protein kinase kinX isoform X5, whose protein sequence is MVDRITNSVHTVLKFIASLVAPDDDDGNLYAVRKKGEFLPSRSKVIGMQVKKSQPAVEVVQEDEEEDEGYEEDYEGEEEEEEGEYEEEEEEGEYEEEEEEGEEGEEEEEEGEYEEEEDDGVGIKEEEEEAAEEDRELEEEEEEDEAAEVEMELEEEHEDAVAEEVDADLEEEEEDGDEDAVAEKVDADLEEEEDAVAEEVDADLEEEEDGDEAATDVVKELGDEDEKVAAEEEEEEGDEEEEEEEAEATAEEKEEEEVVTDATEDEASEPETDEDHEDETTDAQDEDEAPALETDEDEGEEEEAAAAEEDKDEAPALETDEDDGEEEEAAAAEDDEDEAFKLESDEDDEKEVTLAAEDEDEVGTPEMDRDDDTKEEEREIDEDEEKDTIAISDDEDADEYLKEDEEDETFPDVSDLHLPPSDEDALHLAPVSDEDDTEDQEEDEELPLRIDEDLIPFPPFDLDDEDDEEDLLDVHKLDDVTDEEDDEDHLEDLFVVSQSESLDDLKPDDATDDDDDDVEDLLVDFGQSDDDHKPDDVTDEEEETTLPPLDEDDEDDEDSLPLTLDDEEAPSLDLEDDITPEVEGELPAVTQHAPLDVDEPGPLEGEEEKAEKEEKDEEDDEEEDEVTKPEPEAPSACPCTSTPKARVSAIRSSKKKESKAVKTTEKPKRSVLPRVASLEPKPRRIRRIPTLLKTKKEEKSKKTKTEQPAEKETPKPEQVPEPVQDVGPCRPAPVYCPSPPGWYVHQIVTDTPYPPPSASGSAAPVLTAHPIHPPPLYQAHPMMAPLYPHYPHYAPPMQHIGPPPPEPVEPMQPFEKAQPVQPVEPVQPVQPAPQAEPVQVVEPVQSEAVEQAPPIQPEVQKEEEMEPEVKAKAESESVKEDETKSSVKKEDMKKKTTKTVEERKVDVLTKRKMKATATKTAVKSRSKSAAAPPKREPAVARRTRSSTTSSKTDALKSKSRTSSKAKRDQVAASSKSTEAHLQPTKLRSGLSDILKKTNVTDKLDRSSVKTRATLLTSKKGKANQAEEQERSLKDTKDEKDKEPPQTETTEDESTEKKKSGQRYFQCVYVPGKNAQYPLRPFSPAVPPALKSLLEQQRAARTTGQ